A window of the Mucilaginibacter sp. cycad4 genome harbors these coding sequences:
- a CDS encoding DUF4255 domain-containing protein: protein MINDVLVVLKDKLNDYCRLTTSSPEDKVMFPDGANLDPDQFPVNSVTPILVNFEEEKNMRAANRFEGTVNKGIKTGGNPAIQLNLMVLFVVRFSDYEQTMKFLSLVIRFFQRNNVHDHHNTPNLSPGIDKLRMELITLPFNERNELWSSLKAPYQPSALYKVSLLVFEDDQSMEVSGSVRGIQTNFVSQ, encoded by the coding sequence ATGATCAACGATGTGCTGGTTGTGCTCAAAGACAAGCTTAACGATTATTGCAGGCTGACAACCAGCTCGCCTGAAGACAAGGTTATGTTCCCTGACGGTGCTAATTTAGATCCCGACCAGTTTCCTGTAAATTCTGTCACACCTATTCTGGTTAATTTTGAGGAGGAGAAAAATATGCGTGCCGCAAACCGATTTGAGGGCACAGTAAATAAAGGTATCAAAACAGGAGGGAACCCCGCTATCCAGCTTAATCTGATGGTGTTGTTTGTCGTTCGTTTTTCCGACTATGAACAAACCATGAAATTCTTATCATTGGTTATCAGGTTTTTTCAGCGTAATAATGTACACGATCATCACAATACACCGAATTTAAGCCCCGGCATTGATAAGTTAAGAATGGAATTGATAACATTACCTTTTAACGAACGGAACGAATTATGGAGTTCGCTAAAAGCACCTTACCAGCCTTCGGCATTATACAAAGTAAGCCTGTTGGTGTTTGAAGATGATCAATCCATGGAAGTTTCAGGGAGTGTTCGCGGAATTCAGACTAATTTCGTTTCTCAATAA
- a CDS encoding glycosyl hydrolase 53 family protein produces the protein MKIRNIVLPGMMLLTVAIGCKKDGGSTSTKKPDTGDTTKTTTSALVKGADVSWLTQMEASGYKFYNADGTQQDLIRILKDKGMNAIRLRAWVNPTDGWCNTDDVVAKAVRAQKLGMKIMIDFHYSDSWADPGKQPKPAAWQSLSFTDLKTALSDYTISVMNALKAKGITPDWAQVGNETNDGMLWEDGRASKNMANFAALVAAGYDAVKSVSSTTKLIVHLANGYDNSLFRWMFDGLKANGGKWDIIGMSLYPSTTNWQTYNAQCMVNMNDMFTRYGSPVMIVEVGMPVAEAATCKAFLTDLLSKVGAVNGGQGLGVFYWEPEAYNWQSYGLGAFDASGRPTVALDAFK, from the coding sequence TGATACGGGCGATACTACAAAAACCACCACATCGGCCCTTGTTAAAGGGGCCGATGTAAGCTGGCTTACCCAAATGGAAGCATCGGGCTATAAATTTTATAATGCAGACGGTACGCAGCAGGACCTGATCCGGATCCTGAAGGATAAGGGGATGAACGCCATCAGGCTTCGTGCCTGGGTTAATCCAACCGATGGCTGGTGCAATACCGACGATGTGGTTGCCAAGGCTGTGCGTGCACAAAAACTGGGCATGAAGATCATGATCGATTTTCATTACAGCGACAGTTGGGCCGATCCGGGTAAACAGCCTAAACCCGCTGCATGGCAAAGCCTCAGTTTTACCGATCTCAAAACTGCACTAAGCGACTACACCATAAGCGTAATGAATGCCCTTAAAGCAAAAGGCATTACGCCCGACTGGGCACAGGTTGGCAACGAAACCAATGATGGCATGCTTTGGGAAGACGGCCGCGCTTCAAAAAACATGGCCAATTTTGCGGCGCTGGTTGCTGCAGGCTATGATGCGGTAAAATCAGTAAGCAGTACTACAAAACTAATTGTACACCTGGCAAATGGTTATGACAACAGCCTGTTTCGCTGGATGTTTGATGGCCTTAAAGCCAATGGCGGCAAATGGGATATTATAGGCATGTCCTTATATCCCTCAACAACTAACTGGCAAACTTATAATGCACAATGCATGGTTAACATGAATGATATGTTTACCCGGTACGGTTCTCCGGTAATGATAGTTGAAGTTGGAATGCCCGTAGCCGAAGCAGCAACCTGCAAAGCCTTTTTAACAGATCTGTTAAGCAAGGTTGGTGCAGTGAATGGCGGGCAGGGATTGGGAGTTTTTTATTGGGAACCGGAGGCCTATAACTGGCAAAGTTATGGTCTCGGGGCGTTTGACGCATCGGGCAGGCCAACCGTGGCACTTGATGCATTTAAATAG
- a CDS encoding DUF4157 domain-containing protein, which translates to MAQKNLQDVINNSPRVQQLKAYQEMADNTTLMNQRKACQPAAHNNRANTILQQKENILQEPAQQKFEPVQKQANNTGLPENLKQGLEQLSGYAMDDVKVYYNSSQPAQLNSYAYARGTDIHIAPGQEKHLPHEAWHVVQQMQGRVWPTLQMKGGLAVNDEKELEREADVMAMAAIQFKKDVPAKEIYHTNKSQSAGPIMQMKKISIDDICILGRKFNPDFKDITRVKAIKALKKFVDYAEDGYDEEDVKNLMELNVFYLNLIKHQKAISMIDSSLVLAANNADGSVEANTARYIRDRNVKVYALNKIGRKYFPAIPSLFFYLGTPLAIENIMDEGNRTIEAGTMQGFRRGDAIAVVNAESSTKEDVLTTLIHELQHIVDGTMNEIDDADGKLANKEIRRRAGLLYFKTEIRAHIISKEFRPDQFKELYNYLKESYPLIKKLVKEDEENRHYNRKYKKRWKRKGIKSKPTPFLDIIESKEAGLEKILAESHNRYNEAPGAREEKKANEQRKEEKKRADDLQRADLSKSMEQIVADIRARRAEEKKKEADELADRIIPPPPNEATLEEEPPPPPPPNEATLEEEPPPPPPLPGDTTIEEPPPPPPSDDNH; encoded by the coding sequence ATGGCGCAAAAAAACTTGCAGGATGTCATAAATAACAGCCCGCGTGTACAGCAATTGAAAGCTTACCAGGAAATGGCAGATAATACCACTCTGATGAATCAACGGAAGGCCTGTCAGCCCGCGGCGCATAATAACAGGGCTAACACAATACTGCAACAGAAGGAAAATATATTACAGGAACCTGCACAGCAAAAATTTGAGCCGGTACAAAAGCAAGCCAATAATACAGGCCTGCCCGAAAATTTAAAACAAGGTTTGGAGCAACTTTCGGGTTATGCCATGGATGATGTAAAGGTGTATTATAATTCGTCGCAACCAGCCCAGCTAAATTCTTATGCATATGCCCGCGGAACCGATATACACATTGCGCCCGGGCAGGAAAAACATTTACCGCACGAGGCCTGGCATGTAGTGCAGCAAATGCAGGGCCGGGTGTGGCCCACCTTACAAATGAAAGGCGGCCTTGCGGTAAATGATGAGAAGGAACTGGAGCGGGAGGCTGACGTAATGGCGATGGCGGCCATTCAATTTAAGAAGGATGTGCCGGCTAAGGAAATATACCATACTAATAAAAGTCAATCTGCCGGGCCTATCATGCAGATGAAAAAAATCTCTATAGATGACATTTGTATTTTGGGGCGAAAATTCAATCCTGATTTCAAAGATATAACCAGGGTAAAAGCCATAAAAGCGTTAAAAAAATTCGTCGATTACGCTGAAGATGGTTATGATGAGGAAGATGTAAAGAATCTAATGGAATTGAATGTTTTTTATCTTAATTTGATAAAACATCAAAAAGCCATTTCAATGATTGACAGCTCACTTGTGTTGGCCGCTAATAATGCAGATGGCAGCGTTGAAGCAAATACTGCCCGATATATAAGAGACAGGAATGTTAAAGTATATGCGCTGAACAAAATTGGGCGAAAATATTTCCCTGCTATTCCGAGCCTTTTCTTCTACCTGGGCACACCTCTTGCGATTGAGAATATCATGGATGAAGGAAACAGAACTATAGAAGCCGGTACAATGCAAGGATTTAGAAGAGGCGATGCTATAGCAGTTGTAAATGCTGAGTCGTCAACCAAAGAAGATGTCTTAACTACCCTTATTCACGAGTTGCAACATATTGTGGACGGTACCATGAACGAAATTGATGATGCTGACGGTAAATTAGCAAACAAAGAAATAAGACGCAGAGCAGGACTTCTTTATTTTAAAACTGAAATCAGAGCACATATTATTTCAAAAGAATTCCGTCCCGATCAATTTAAGGAATTATATAATTACTTAAAAGAAAGTTATCCCTTGATAAAGAAGCTTGTTAAGGAAGATGAAGAAAATAGACATTATAACAGGAAATATAAAAAAAGATGGAAAAGAAAGGGAATAAAATCAAAACCGACACCTTTTCTTGATATTATTGAAAGTAAAGAGGCTGGTCTTGAAAAAATTCTTGCCGAAAGCCACAACAGATATAATGAGGCGCCGGGAGCACGGGAAGAAAAAAAAGCTAACGAACAGAGAAAGGAAGAGAAAAAGAGAGCGGACGACCTACAGAGAGCTGACCTTAGTAAGTCGATGGAACAAATAGTAGCAGATATAAGGGCAAGGAGAGCGGAAGAGAAAAAAAAGGAAGCAGATGAGTTGGCAGACCGCATTATACCACCACCTCCTAATGAGGCAACGTTGGAAGAAGAGCCGCCACCGCCGCCACCACCTAATGAGGCAACACTTGAAGAAGAGCCGCCACCGCCGCCACCACTGCCTGGTGATACAACGATTGAAGAGCCGCCACCGCCGCCGCCGTCAGATGATAATCATTAA
- a CDS encoding glycosyl hydrolase 53 family protein, with the protein MKKIITLSSAVMLCLSMSCTKEANKQTAATQSTDAGKLKTEATSTFAYGSDVSWVTQMEASGKKFYNSSGTQQDLFTVLGGKGINAIRLRVWVNPSSTYNSTADVVAKAKRAAAAGMSILIDFHYSDTWADPGNQTKPVAWASLDFTSLMNTMYNYTYNTLNTLKSNGITPTWVQVGNETSDGMLWQDGRASVSATNFKNFAWLVNCGYNATKAIFPSAKVIVHVANGFNNTTTRWIFDGLKSNGASWDVCGFSVYPSTSTWSTVNSQVLANMQDMVSRYGKQVMICEAGMDVSAATTSKAFLTDLITKTKSVSGGLGVFYWEPEAYGSWQGYTMGAFDSSGKPTVAMDAFVH; encoded by the coding sequence ATGAAAAAAATCATCACGCTGTCATCAGCCGTAATGCTTTGCCTAAGCATGAGCTGCACCAAAGAAGCTAACAAACAAACTGCCGCTACACAAAGCACGGACGCAGGAAAGTTGAAAACCGAAGCCACTTCCACATTTGCCTACGGCTCGGACGTGAGCTGGGTAACGCAGATGGAGGCGTCGGGCAAAAAGTTTTACAACAGCAGCGGCACTCAGCAGGACCTGTTTACCGTTTTAGGTGGTAAAGGTATTAACGCCATCCGTTTACGGGTATGGGTAAATCCCTCATCAACCTATAATTCAACCGCCGATGTGGTGGCTAAAGCCAAAAGGGCCGCGGCGGCAGGCATGAGTATCCTCATTGACTTTCATTACAGCGATACCTGGGCCGATCCGGGTAATCAAACCAAACCTGTTGCATGGGCCAGTCTTGACTTTACCAGTTTAATGAACACCATGTACAATTACACTTACAATACCTTAAATACTCTTAAATCAAACGGGATAACCCCAACATGGGTGCAGGTAGGTAATGAAACCAGCGATGGCATGTTATGGCAGGACGGCCGCGCTTCGGTATCGGCAACAAACTTTAAAAACTTTGCCTGGCTGGTGAACTGCGGTTACAATGCCACCAAAGCCATTTTTCCATCGGCAAAAGTTATTGTGCATGTGGCTAATGGCTTTAACAACACCACCACGCGCTGGATCTTTGACGGCCTTAAATCAAACGGTGCCAGCTGGGATGTTTGCGGGTTTTCGGTATATCCGTCAACCAGCACCTGGTCGACAGTTAACAGCCAGGTATTGGCCAATATGCAGGATATGGTATCCCGTTATGGCAAACAGGTAATGATTTGTGAGGCCGGTATGGATGTATCGGCAGCAACAACCAGCAAAGCCTTTTTAACCGATCTGATAACTAAAACAAAATCGGTATCGGGCGGCCTGGGCGTGTTTTACTGGGAGCCGGAAGCTTATGGCAGCTGGCAGGGTTATACCATGGGCGCGTTTGATAGCAGCGGCAAACCAACCGTTGCCATGGATGCCTTTGTGCATTAA
- a CDS encoding glycosyl hydrolase 53 family protein has product MKTKISTSKLVLIAIGLVSIGVLSAYKPSPAKNVPAKFKQIMGADISFIPQLEAEGRKFYDNGVSKDPFTILKDHGFNYVRLRIFNNPQADSGYSAKGYCGLEDTKKMALRIKEAGMGFLLDFHYSDTWADPGKQYKPAAWKKLNNQQLQDSIKAFTKLTLLALKKQGTLPDMVQVGNEINHGILWPDGRLKNLDTLAGFLKAGISGVRGVSGNIRIMLHIACGGQNAESIYFVDNMLKRGVNFDIIGESYYPEWHGTPDSLKNNLTSLTARYKQDVMVAEYSQHKREVNDIAFSLPGNKVKGTFIWEPFSWGETFVDKQGNTNGHMATYDSIKNQYHISQ; this is encoded by the coding sequence ATGAAAACGAAGATCAGTACAAGCAAACTGGTATTAATAGCAATTGGCCTGGTAAGCATCGGGGTACTATCGGCTTATAAGCCTTCGCCGGCAAAAAATGTTCCGGCTAAGTTTAAGCAGATCATGGGGGCCGATATCTCCTTTATCCCACAGCTGGAAGCCGAAGGGCGCAAGTTTTATGATAACGGTGTAAGCAAGGATCCATTCACCATTTTGAAAGATCATGGCTTTAACTATGTAAGGCTGCGCATATTCAATAACCCGCAGGCCGATAGCGGTTACTCGGCAAAAGGCTACTGCGGTTTGGAGGATACCAAAAAGATGGCTTTGCGGATTAAAGAAGCCGGCATGGGCTTTTTACTTGATTTTCATTATAGCGATACCTGGGCCGATCCGGGTAAGCAATACAAGCCTGCTGCCTGGAAAAAACTTAACAACCAGCAATTGCAGGATTCTATCAAAGCATTTACAAAGCTTACCCTGCTGGCTCTTAAAAAGCAGGGCACACTGCCCGATATGGTGCAGGTAGGAAACGAAATTAATCACGGCATTTTATGGCCCGATGGCCGACTGAAAAATCTGGATACCTTAGCAGGTTTCTTAAAAGCAGGCATCAGCGGTGTAAGAGGGGTGAGCGGTAACATCAGGATCATGCTGCACATAGCCTGCGGCGGGCAAAATGCCGAATCAATTTACTTTGTTGATAACATGCTTAAACGCGGGGTAAATTTCGACATCATCGGCGAATCATACTATCCCGAATGGCATGGCACCCCCGATAGTTTAAAAAATAACCTCACCAGCCTCACCGCCCGCTATAAGCAGGATGTGATGGTTGCCGAATATTCACAGCACAAACGCGAGGTAAATGATATAGCCTTTTCATTACCCGGTAATAAAGTTAAAGGCACTTTTATTTGGGAGCCCTTTAGCTGGGGCGAAACCTTTGTTGATAAACAAGGCAATACCAACGGACACATGGCCACCTATGATAGCATCAAAAATCAATACCACATTAGCCAGTAA
- a CDS encoding glycoside hydrolase family 2 TIM barrel-domain containing protein, which translates to MKKIILLALAAACTVAAVKAQSKGDKKIAVALFNNDWQFVKNADTSINDQLFSHTGASSWQQVSLPHTANIEPVIKTAQQWQGICFYRKFFSLDKKDAGKYIAIRIDAAMNLADVYLNGKHLQTHIGGYLPVYINISNKALYGKENCLVIRLNNQDNPVIPPGKPIKDLDFNFYSGIYRNAWLIKKNKVYITDAVSAGQVNGGGVLLHYDNISSKSARLNIKVQVRNDYAAKKAVKLKATLYDASGKSVAAVSMPAAVIKPNNNNTFEQSLTVANPELWSPAHPQLYKVVVSVESNGMLADSVSIKTGIRQISFKADGFYLNGSKYVLRGTNRHQEYPYIGYAMSDNAQYRDAYKIKQAGFDFVRCSHYPPSPAFLNACDELGVFVMDSTPGWQFFGDETFQKNSLQAITDMLHRDRNHPSIILWEASLNETEMKRDYMEKAQAIVHQELPYADTYTCGWMNAVYDVFIPARQHAKAPDYWKKFNQKPILIAEYGDWEYYAQNAGFNQTQYKDLTDEEKTSRQLRGNGEKRMLQQAINFQESHNDNLNGNIAGDANWLMFDYKRGYAPDIESSGIMDIFRLPKFAYYFYQSQRDVAESKPMLFIANYWNSQSTNGIKIYSNCDEVELLLNGRLIGKQKPDTGVMSNNLKHAPFTFNVAYEPGALTAKGYIDGQPVITTERKTPGKPAQIKLSVDYSGKPLVAGKNDVAFVYASVTDENGTEVPTATNLIRLNISGSGNVIGEKEMKAEAGIAAFLIKGLEPGKILLSASGEGLNTATQDVTIK; encoded by the coding sequence ATGAAGAAAATTATTCTGTTGGCCCTTGCCGCTGCCTGCACGGTTGCAGCCGTGAAAGCGCAAAGCAAAGGCGATAAAAAAATAGCTGTTGCCCTTTTCAATAATGACTGGCAGTTTGTGAAAAACGCAGATACCAGTATTAATGATCAACTTTTTAGCCACACAGGCGCTTCATCATGGCAGCAGGTGAGCCTGCCGCATACTGCCAATATTGAGCCGGTTATTAAAACCGCACAGCAATGGCAGGGCATTTGTTTTTACCGCAAGTTTTTTTCCCTGGATAAAAAAGACGCCGGCAAATACATCGCCATCCGTATAGATGCGGCCATGAACCTGGCTGATGTTTATTTAAATGGTAAACACCTGCAAACACATATTGGCGGTTACCTGCCTGTTTATATCAATATCAGCAATAAGGCTTTGTATGGCAAAGAAAATTGCCTTGTCATCCGGCTCAATAACCAGGACAACCCGGTGATTCCGCCGGGCAAGCCCATTAAAGACCTTGACTTTAACTTTTATAGCGGCATTTACCGCAATGCCTGGCTTATCAAAAAAAATAAGGTTTATATAACCGATGCCGTTAGCGCCGGACAGGTGAACGGTGGCGGGGTACTGCTGCATTATGATAACATCTCATCAAAAAGCGCACGCCTGAATATTAAGGTCCAGGTGCGAAATGATTATGCTGCAAAGAAAGCTGTTAAATTAAAAGCTACACTCTATGATGCTTCCGGGAAATCTGTTGCTGCGGTTAGCATGCCTGCTGCTGTTATCAAGCCAAACAACAACAATACTTTTGAGCAAAGCCTTACGGTGGCAAATCCAGAGTTATGGTCGCCTGCACACCCCCAATTGTATAAAGTGGTGGTAAGTGTTGAAAGTAATGGTATGCTGGCTGATTCGGTATCGATAAAAACCGGGATCAGGCAAATCAGCTTTAAAGCCGACGGTTTTTACCTTAATGGCAGCAAATATGTATTACGCGGCACCAACCGCCACCAGGAATACCCTTATATAGGTTATGCCATGAGCGATAATGCCCAATATCGCGATGCCTATAAAATAAAACAGGCGGGCTTTGATTTTGTGCGCTGCTCGCATTATCCGCCATCACCTGCGTTTTTAAATGCCTGCGATGAGCTGGGTGTTTTTGTGATGGATTCCACCCCCGGCTGGCAATTTTTTGGCGATGAAACTTTTCAGAAGAACAGTTTACAGGCTATTACCGATATGCTGCACCGCGACAGGAACCATCCTTCCATTATCCTGTGGGAAGCCTCGCTTAATGAAACCGAAATGAAGCGCGATTATATGGAAAAGGCGCAGGCCATTGTTCATCAGGAATTGCCTTATGCCGATACCTATACCTGTGGCTGGATGAATGCGGTTTATGATGTATTTATCCCCGCCCGCCAGCACGCCAAAGCGCCTGATTACTGGAAAAAGTTTAACCAAAAACCTATCCTGATAGCCGAATATGGCGATTGGGAATATTACGCCCAGAACGCGGGTTTTAACCAAACCCAGTATAAAGACCTTACCGACGAAGAAAAAACATCGCGTCAGCTACGCGGTAATGGCGAAAAGCGAATGTTGCAGCAAGCGATAAATTTCCAGGAATCGCATAACGATAACCTTAACGGGAACATTGCCGGCGATGCCAACTGGCTCATGTTTGATTATAAACGAGGTTATGCACCCGATATTGAATCATCGGGGATTATGGATATTTTCAGGCTGCCTAAGTTTGCTTATTACTTTTACCAAAGTCAAAGGGATGTTGCCGAAAGCAAGCCAATGTTATTCATCGCTAATTACTGGAATAGCCAGTCGACCAATGGTATAAAGATCTACAGCAATTGTGATGAAGTGGAGCTGCTGCTGAACGGAAGGTTGATAGGTAAGCAAAAACCAGATACGGGCGTCATGAGCAATAATCTTAAACATGCGCCATTTACATTTAATGTAGCTTATGAGCCTGGTGCATTAACCGCAAAAGGTTATATCGACGGGCAACCCGTAATTACCACCGAACGAAAGACACCCGGAAAGCCTGCACAGATTAAATTATCGGTTGATTACAGTGGCAAGCCACTTGTTGCAGGCAAAAACGATGTGGCGTTTGTTTATGCTTCAGTAACTGACGAAAACGGTACTGAGGTTCCAACTGCAACCAATTTGATCAGGCTAAACATAAGCGGTAGCGGGAATGTGATTGGAGAAAAAGAAATGAAAGCTGAAGCCGGGATTGCTGCATTTCTGATAAAGGGCCTGGAACCAGGTAAAATCCTTCTTTCTGCTTCAGGAGAAGGCTTGAACACAGCCACGCAGGACGTAACGATTAAATAA